One genomic window of Phycisphaerae bacterium RAS1 includes the following:
- the dhmA_2 gene encoding Haloalkane dehalogenase encodes MKAQAPPQSIAASAPTRQRRRRIRWVVRLAVVGLIAGWLVFVGLDGKFYYPDRLVYDAPDAFGVTCTDVAIPTRDGLKLHGWFLPAVGAAKATVLHFHGNAANVSAHISLVAWLPSQGFNVLMFDYRGYGRSEGRVTREGTIIDGHAALDFLLARPDVDCRRIVAYGQSLGGAVATVVAAERNEIRGVVLEATFSSYRRIAAMHVARLPGIGFFSGPLAAATISSGRDPIDCIARLSPRPVLIIAGENDPICFPELGRELFDAAAEPKEFWLAPGSDHLEILLDHDVELQARVTTLIEAALR; translated from the coding sequence ATGAAAGCCCAGGCTCCGCCGCAGTCGATCGCGGCCAGCGCGCCAACGCGGCAGCGTCGCCGTCGCATTCGCTGGGTCGTGCGGCTGGCGGTCGTGGGCCTCATCGCCGGGTGGCTCGTGTTCGTCGGATTGGACGGCAAGTTCTATTATCCGGATCGCCTGGTCTACGACGCGCCCGACGCATTCGGCGTGACGTGCACGGACGTGGCCATCCCGACGCGCGACGGCCTGAAACTGCACGGCTGGTTTCTGCCCGCGGTCGGCGCGGCCAAAGCCACGGTGCTGCACTTCCACGGCAACGCCGCCAATGTCTCGGCTCACATCTCTCTGGTGGCTTGGTTGCCCAGCCAGGGGTTCAACGTGCTGATGTTCGACTACCGCGGCTACGGCCGATCCGAGGGCCGCGTGACGCGCGAGGGAACGATCATCGACGGCCACGCGGCGCTGGATTTCCTGCTCGCACGCCCCGACGTCGATTGCCGCCGCATCGTGGCGTACGGCCAGTCGCTGGGCGGCGCGGTGGCGACCGTGGTTGCGGCGGAGCGGAATGAGATACGCGGCGTCGTGCTGGAGGCGACGTTCAGCAGCTATCGGCGGATCGCGGCGATGCACGTGGCGCGCCTGCCGGGGATCGGATTTTTCTCCGGGCCGTTGGCGGCGGCCACGATCTCGTCCGGCCGCGATCCGATCGATTGCATCGCGCGGCTTTCACCGCGGCCGGTGCTCATTATTGCAGGCGAAAACGACCCCATTTGCTTCCCGGAGCTGGGGCGCGAGCTTTTCGACGCGGCGGCAGAACCAAAGGAGTTCTGGCTGGCGCCGGGCTCGGATCATCTGGAGATCCTGCTGGATCACGATGTGGAGTTGCAGGCGCGCGTGACGACGCTCATCGAGGCGGCGCTGAGATAG
- the bfrB gene encoding Ferritin BfrB produces MAISDAMNAKLNEQITNEFGASQAYLAMACQFDDAGLKNLARYFRKQTEEEREHALKILDYLLEAQSKVKLAAVPQPQAEYPTVLAAIEAALAHEHRVTGQIHAMVALADTEKDYATRSFLQWFVDEQVEEISSMAHLVQVAKLAGPSLLQLDAAVGHMMAK; encoded by the coding sequence ATGGCGATTTCTGATGCGATGAACGCGAAGTTGAACGAGCAGATTACGAACGAATTCGGCGCGTCGCAGGCCTACCTGGCGATGGCCTGCCAGTTCGACGACGCCGGCTTGAAGAACCTGGCGCGCTACTTTCGGAAGCAGACGGAGGAGGAGCGCGAGCACGCGCTCAAGATTCTCGACTATCTGCTCGAAGCCCAAAGCAAGGTGAAGCTCGCCGCCGTCCCGCAGCCGCAGGCGGAGTATCCCACGGTGCTCGCGGCGATCGAGGCGGCGCTGGCCCACGAGCACCGCGTGACGGGCCAGATTCACGCGATGGTCGCGCTGGCGGACACGGAGAAGGACTACGCCACGCGCAGCTTCCTGCAATGGTTCGTGGATGAGCAGGTCGAGGAGATCAGCTCCATGGCGCACCTGGTCCAGGTCGCGAAGCTGGCCGGTCCCAGCCTGCTGCAGCTCGACGCGGCGGTCGGGCACATGATGGCGAAGTAA
- the ribH gene encoding 6,7-dimethyl-8-ribityllumazine synthase → MPTTISAKLDASPHAFAIVAARFNEFITARLIDGATDTLIRHGAKENAITCAWVPGSWELPLAAQKLAASGRFAAIICVGCVIRGQTPHFEYVAGEAAKGIAQASLSTGVPVSFGVITAESLEQAIDRAGGKAGNKGADAALAAIEMANLLPLLSR, encoded by the coding sequence ATGCCCACTACCATCTCCGCCAAGCTCGACGCCTCGCCGCATGCGTTTGCCATCGTCGCAGCCCGCTTCAACGAGTTCATCACGGCCAGACTGATCGACGGCGCGACCGACACGCTCATCCGCCACGGCGCAAAAGAAAACGCCATTACCTGCGCCTGGGTGCCCGGCTCATGGGAGCTGCCGCTGGCCGCGCAGAAGCTGGCCGCCTCCGGCCGCTTCGCCGCGATCATTTGCGTCGGCTGCGTTATTCGCGGCCAGACGCCGCACTTCGAATATGTCGCCGGCGAGGCTGCCAAGGGCATCGCGCAGGCTTCGCTTTCCACCGGCGTGCCCGTCTCGTTCGGCGTCATCACGGCCGAGTCGCTTGAGCAGGCGATCGACCGCGCCGGCGGCAAGGCGGGCAACAAGGGCGCCGATGCGGCGCTGGCGGCGATCGAGATGGCCAACCTGCTGCCCCTTCTGAGCCGATGA